From Pseudoramibacter sp.:
TGCTAAAATAAAAAGAAACGAATTCAAATCAATAAAGGAAAAACCCATGCAAAACAACACCAAACCCCGAAGCCCCCGGCTTCTCGTCCTGATTCTTTTCGCCGCGGCCATCGCGGCCGCCGCCCTTGGGACTTTTTTCTTCGCCTTCTGCCATATAACCGAAAAGGCGCCGGTGACACCCCCCAAAAAGGCCGACCCCATCGCCGTCCAGGTGAAACACATGACCACCGAGGAAAAAGTCGGCCAGCTCTTCATCGTCACCCCCGACCAGCTCACCGGCAGCCACGTCACCGCCGCTGACGCCGCCACCCGCGAGGCCATCGCAAAAACCCAGCCCGGCGGCCTGATCTATTTCGACGACAACCTGAAAAACCCGGCCCAGACCCAGGCTTTGCTGAAAGACACCCGAAAAATTTACAACGACCTCGGCCTGCCGGTGCCCTTTCTCGCCGTCGACGAAGAAGGGGGCGAGGTGGCCCGCGTCGCACACAACCCCGCCTTCGGCGTCCAAAACGTCGGGGATATGCGGGCGGTCGGCCGCACCGGCAACCCCGCCAAGGCCGCGGCCGTGGGCACCACCCTCGGCACCTATTTAAAAGGCCTCGGCTTCAATCTGGACTTCGCCCCCGACGCCGACGTGCTCACCAATCCGGCCAACACCGTCGTCGCCCGCCGTTCCTTCGGCACTGATCCGGCCCTGGTCAAACAGATGAGCGAAGCGGAAGCCCGCGCCTTAAGCGCCTGCGGCGTCCTCCCCTGTCTCAAGCACTTCCCGGGCCACGGCGCCACCACCGGCGACACCCACACCGGCACTGCCGCCACCGACAAAACCCTCGACCAGATGATGCAGGCGGAGCTCGTCCCCTTTAACGACGTGAACGCCTACGCGCCGATGATCATGGCCGGCCACATCGCCGCGCCGAAAGTCACCGGGGACAACACCCCCGCCTGCCTGTCGCACAAAATGGTCACCGACGTCCTGCGCGGCAAGCTCCACTACCGCGGCGTGATCACCACCGACTCCCTGCAGATGGGCGCCGTCACCCAGAGCGAAGCCCCGGGCCAGGCCGCCGTCTCAGCCCTCGAAGCCGGCTGCGACGTGATCCTCATGCCCGACGACTTCCCCGCCGCCCGCGCCGCCGTCCTCGCCGCCGTCCAAAAGGGCACCCTCAGCGAAAAACAGCTCAACGCCTCGGTCACCCGGATTCTAAAATGCAAGGCCCAACTTAAAAAAGCGTCGAACTGATTTTTCAGTTTGGCGCTTGATTTTGTTAAGCTTGGTCGGCTCGGCTTGAAATCCAGACCCGCGGACCTCAAAACCTATATTTTAACCGTGGGCAGGTTCCCCTTTAAGCGCAAAAAACGCCCGGCAATGCCGAGCGTTTTTTAAAATCCTGTATTATTTTCGATCTCCCGCTTCGAGGATGGTCCCCTTGCGGAAATTCTGGCAGGATTTCATCTTCTTCATGCAGAAGTAATAAATCAAGCCGGTGGGCACCGTCGCGGTCAAGAAAGAGATGTCCACGTTGAGCAGGCCGATGACGGCGCCCACAGCGGTGGCGATGATGGCCGCCCAGTTGACCCCCTGGCGGGAACTGTCTTCCGCGTAAAGATCATTCAGCTCGGCCTCAGTGAAGTGGTGCTTGTGCAGGATGTAGTAATCCACAATCAGCACTGCAAAGATCGGGCTGAAGAACGCCGTGTACACCTTGACGAAGACGTCGAGTCCCGCGGCGGAGGCGTCGTTGGTGAGGATCCACGGGCAGCAGCACACAGCCAGAATCCCGACGAGGATGACGGCGGTCTTGTGCTTCATCTTGAACACATCCATGAAGGCGTAGGCCGGCGGAACGACGTTGGACGCCAGGTTGGTAGTCATCTGAGCGAACAGGATAAAGGCCAGAACGACGACTTTGATGAACACATTGTCCACCATGGTGCCGAAGGCGTTAATCGGGTTGGCGATGCCGGTGGCCGTAGACGCCATGGCACCGATGACCCCGAGCATGACCGTCGCCGGCACCATCGCGAGGAAATAAGCGCTGCCGCGCTTCGCCGGCGAGTAGCCCCGCTTCAGCTCTCTGGAGTAGTCTCCGGCGTTGAGCATGACCGTCGTGGAATTGCCAAAGAAGGCGATGCAGGCCGCGATGAACGGTAGGCCCCAGGTCGGTTTGAGGCTGCCGAGGTTCGTCTGAATGACGCCGCTGTACTTGGACAGGCAGATGTAGAGCAGGTAGAACATCGCCGCGACGATGACCACGCCGCCGATGTTTTCAACCCATTTGATGCCCTGGAAGCCCTTGATGGACAATGCGATCTGAACCGCCTGGAACACGAAGAAGAACAGCCAGACGTTGTTGTAGTGAAACAACGCGATGGAAATCTGGTTGATCGCAGCGCCCCCGAGCCAGGTCTGGAAGCCGTACCAGACGATGGCGGGCAAGCCTCGAATGAGGACCGGAATGGCGCTGCCCTTGGTGCCGTAGGCGCTCTTGAGCTGAATCGCGTAAGGGGCGCCAGTCTTGTAGCTGAAGGTGTCGTTTAAGCAGATGCCGACGATGAGGACGAGGGTCCCGATGGTGACGGCGAGGAAGATCTGCATGAGGTTGAGGCCCTTGCCCAGCTGGGCCGAGCCCATGGTCAGGGTCCCGATAGAGATGCAGCCCCCAAGCCAGAGCATGGTGTAGGAGCCCCAGCCCATGCTGCGTTCTTCGTCCTTAAGCGGCTTTAAGGACGCCGCTTCCTTCTTTTCTTCGGCCGCGATGGCCGTGTTGTCTTTTGCCATTTGTATGATTCTCCTAATCTAGATATCAATTTTATTTAATCGGACGGATGAATTCGCCGGTGCCTTTGGCGTCTTCGATGTATTTGCCATTTTCTGCCACCTTGCGGCCGCGGATATAGGTCGCCGTCGGGGCGCCTTTTCCGGTGAGGCCGTCGAAGCAGGTGACGTGGCCCTTGGTGTAGAGCTTGTCCTGTTCCACCTGCCATTCTTTTTCAGGATCGAGGATGACGATGTCGGCGTCGAAGCCGATTTCAAAGGCGCCCTTGCGGCCCCAGAACCCGAAGATCTTCGCCGGATTGTAGTCCATGACTTTGGCGATTAAAGTCGGGCTCAAGTGTTTCTGATGCACGGTCATGTCGAACATCATCGGCAGGAAGTACTGGATCGCGTTGAGGCCGCCCCAAGCCTGCCAGATATCTTTGGTGGCGTTGTCTTTTTCTTCATCAGCGGCTGGTGAGTGGTCGCTGCCGACGCAGGACAAAGTCCCGTCGAGGACGTAATCCCAGAGGCCGTCGACGGCGTCCTGGGTGCGCAGCGGCGGGGTGCATTTCGCCGGGCCGCCCTTTTCGAACACAAAGTCTTCGGTAAAGCCGAGATAGTGGGGGCAGGTTTCCGCCGTAATCGGCAGCCCTTCGTGCTGGGCGTCTTTGACGACCTGAGCGACCATCGGGTGAGACACGTGGCAGATGTGAACCCGCGCGCCGGTGGCCCGGGCCATGTCGATGACGTTCTTCGTGGCGACGTATTCCGTCCACACGTCGTGAGCGTCTAAGAAATCTCTGATTTTCTGTTCTCTGGTTTGGTTCGTTTTCGCTTTCGCGTCTTTTTCCCGTTCTAAGACCTGGCCGTATTCTTCACAGTGGAAGCCGCAGACCGCGCCGGTGGGCTTCAAAATTTCCAGGGCCTTGCGGATATTCCCGAGGTTGACCGTCGGGAAGAGGGGCCCGTTGGGGCAGGTGAAGCCTTTGAAGGCCGCGACGCCGCATTTTTCGAGGTCTAATAAATCATCCATGTTGTTTTTCACGGAGTCCGGCTTGTCGTCGAAATCGCCGACGAGGCCGCCCCACAGGCCGTAGTCCACGTAGGAGTGGCGGCTGATTTTGCTCATCTTTAAATCAAAGATTTCTTTGTTCATCAGGGACGGGTCGTTGTTCAGGGGCATGTCGATGAGAGTGGTGCACCCTGCGGCGGCAGCGGCTCTGGAGCCCGTTTCAAAATCTTCGCGGTACTCGAAGCCCGGTTCGTTTAAATGGGCGTGGCAGTCGATGATCCCCGGATAGACGAGGTTGCCTTTGGCATCGACCGTTTCTTTCCCTTCGACGTCCGTGCCCGGTGCGAAGAAGCCTGCGAATTTGCCGTCCTTGACCGCAATGACCGCGTCAAAAATGCGGTCCGGCGTGACGAGTTTGCCGTTTTTGATCACTAAATCGTACATTTTGTTACTCCTCTAAATTCTCTCCATACGATAAAAATATAAAATAATAAATAAGTGCAGGCGCAGAGATTAAGCGCTGCGCCGCCGCTTTTAAGCTGGTTTATGCCGCTGCTTCGGCTGTTTTTTCTTCAGCAGCCCCTTCGTCGAAGATCGTGCCCTTTCTGAAATTGTCGATATTGCCGAAATGGGCGTATTTCATGAGCAGGTAGTAGACCACAGCGGTCGGGATCAGCGAGATGTACCAGGACAGATCCATGACCACGCAGCCGACAATGGCGCCGACGATGATGGCGATGACCGCCGCCCAGTTGATCCCCTTAAACGGCGAGTTTTCCTTGTCGTACAGATCGTTGACGTCGAGCTGTTTCTTTCTTAAGATGAAGTAGTCGACGACGAGGACCGCGAAGATCGGCCCTAAGAACGCCGAGTACAGACGGGTGAACAGGGACAGCCCCGCCGCGGATTTCGCAGTGACGAGGCGCCACGGCATGACGGCGATGGATAATGCCCCGACGATGATGGTCGCCCAGGACCATTTGATGTTGAAGGATTCCACGAGGACGTAGGCCGGCGGCACGATGTTGTTGAGGACGTTCGTCGTGACCTGAGCGAAGGCGATGAAGGCCAAAGTCAGGATCGTGAGGAACTTGGAATTCATCGTGGTCGAAAACACGGCGACCGGGTCAGAGTTGCCTGTCGCCGCGGTGACGAGCAGGCCGATGAGGCCCATGAACAGGGTCACAGGCAGGATCGCGACTGTGTAGATGCTGCCGGTTGCGACGGAGCCGGTCTTTTCTTTGAGGTTTCTGCTGTAGTCAGACGCGTTGACGATCATCGTGGCGTAAATGCCGAGGAAAGACGTCGTCGCCGCCCAGAACGGCATGCCCCAGGTGCCTTTGATGTTCCCGAAGGCGTTGCCGATCTGCGCGCCGAACTTCGTGTTGACGACGTAGAGCATGTAGATCAAAATGCCGATGATGAACAGGCACGAAATATTTTCCATCCATTTGATTTCTTTAAAGCCCCGGATGGCCATGGCCACCTGGAAGGCCGTGAACAGGACGAAAACGACGGGCAGGTTGCTGATGCCGAATAAAATCTTCAGGCAGGAGTTGATGGCCCCGGCGCCGACCCAGCTCTGGAAACCGAACCAGACGATGGCCGGAATCCCTCTTAAGAAGCCCGGGATTTTTAAGCCCGCGAAGCCGAAGGACGACCGCGCCTGAACCGTGAACGGCACGCCGTAAGTGTGGCCGCACACGCCGACGAGCACGAGGGCGATGGCGATGACCAGGCAGCCGATGCACATGGCGATGATGGCCTGGGCGATGGTCAGTTTGCCGATGAGGGCCGCGCCCATGGAGAACGTCCCGATGGACACGCAGCCGCCCATGAAGCTCGCCCCGTAGGACAGCGGGTCCATGATCCGCTCGTCGGTGGGGAGCAAATCGGCGTTGACGTTTTTCGCCAGCTCCGGATTCAGAATCTTGTTTTCTTTCAGCATGATGATCTTCCCTTCTATTGACGCTTATTTAATGCGTTTGATCAATTCGCCGGTACCCTTTTCGCCGACGACTTTGCCATCTTCTGCCATGACCGCCCCGCGCACGACAGTGCACACCGGCAGGCCCTTGCCCTTCATGCCCACAAAGGCCGAAATCTTGTTGACGTAGAGCAAATCTTCCGCCTTGACTTCCCATTCCTGATCCGGATCGATGATCACGAAGTCGGCGTCAAATCCCGGGCGGATGTCCCCTTTTCTGCCGTAGATGCCGAAGGCCTTGGCCGGGTTCTTCGCCATCGCCGTGGCCAGCACTGACGGGCTGATGCCCCGCTTAACGACCCCTTCGGAGAAAGCCGCCTGAACGCAGCTCTGGATGCCGCTGATGCCGCCCCAGACGTCAAAGACGTTTTCGATCTTCTGGCCGAGGATTTCTTTGTATTTTTCATCCGGCGCGCAGGGCGAGTGGTCCGAGGCGATGCCCGAGAACGTCCCGTCTGCGACATAGCCCCAAAGGCGTTCCACCTCTTCCTGGCTGCGAAGCGGCGGCGCGCATTTGAACAATT
This genomic window contains:
- a CDS encoding NCS1 family transporter encodes the protein MAKDNTAIAAEEKKEAASLKPLKDEERSMGWGSYTMLWLGGCISIGTLTMGSAQLGKGLNLMQIFLAVTIGTLVLIVGICLNDTFSYKTGAPYAIQLKSAYGTKGSAIPVLIRGLPAIVWYGFQTWLGGAAINQISIALFHYNNVWLFFFVFQAVQIALSIKGFQGIKWVENIGGVVIVAAMFYLLYICLSKYSGVIQTNLGSLKPTWGLPFIAACIAFFGNSTTVMLNAGDYSRELKRGYSPAKRGSAYFLAMVPATVMLGVIGAMASTATGIANPINAFGTMVDNVFIKVVVLAFILFAQMTTNLASNVVPPAYAFMDVFKMKHKTAVILVGILAVCCCPWILTNDASAAGLDVFVKVYTAFFSPIFAVLIVDYYILHKHHFTEAELNDLYAEDSSRQGVNWAAIIATAVGAVIGLLNVDISFLTATVPTGLIYYFCMKKMKSCQNFRKGTILEAGDRK
- a CDS encoding glycoside hydrolase family 3 protein — its product is MQNNTKPRSPRLLVLILFAAAIAAAALGTFFFAFCHITEKAPVTPPKKADPIAVQVKHMTTEEKVGQLFIVTPDQLTGSHVTAADAATREAIAKTQPGGLIYFDDNLKNPAQTQALLKDTRKIYNDLGLPVPFLAVDEEGGEVARVAHNPAFGVQNVGDMRAVGRTGNPAKAAAVGTTLGTYLKGLGFNLDFAPDADVLTNPANTVVARRSFGTDPALVKQMSEAEARALSACGVLPCLKHFPGHGATTGDTHTGTAATDKTLDQMMQAELVPFNDVNAYAPMIMAGHIAAPKVTGDNTPACLSHKMVTDVLRGKLHYRGVITTDSLQMGAVTQSEAPGQAAVSALEAGCDVILMPDDFPAARAAVLAAVQKGTLSEKQLNASVTRILKCKAQLKKASN
- the allB gene encoding allantoinase AllB; amino-acid sequence: MYDLVIKNGKLVTPDRIFDAVIAVKDGKFAGFFAPGTDVEGKETVDAKGNLVYPGIIDCHAHLNEPGFEYREDFETGSRAAAAAGCTTLIDMPLNNDPSLMNKEIFDLKMSKISRHSYVDYGLWGGLVGDFDDKPDSVKNNMDDLLDLEKCGVAAFKGFTCPNGPLFPTVNLGNIRKALEILKPTGAVCGFHCEEYGQVLEREKDAKAKTNQTREQKIRDFLDAHDVWTEYVATKNVIDMARATGARVHICHVSHPMVAQVVKDAQHEGLPITAETCPHYLGFTEDFVFEKGGPAKCTPPLRTQDAVDGLWDYVLDGTLSCVGSDHSPAADEEKDNATKDIWQAWGGLNAIQYFLPMMFDMTVHQKHLSPTLIAKVMDYNPAKIFGFWGRKGAFEIGFDADIVILDPEKEWQVEQDKLYTKGHVTCFDGLTGKGAPTATYIRGRKVAENGKYIEDAKGTGEFIRPIK
- a CDS encoding NCS1 family transporter, which codes for MLKENKILNPELAKNVNADLLPTDERIMDPLSYGASFMGGCVSIGTFSMGAALIGKLTIAQAIIAMCIGCLVIAIALVLVGVCGHTYGVPFTVQARSSFGFAGLKIPGFLRGIPAIVWFGFQSWVGAGAINSCLKILFGISNLPVVFVLFTAFQVAMAIRGFKEIKWMENISCLFIIGILIYMLYVVNTKFGAQIGNAFGNIKGTWGMPFWAATTSFLGIYATMIVNASDYSRNLKEKTGSVATGSIYTVAILPVTLFMGLIGLLVTAATGNSDPVAVFSTTMNSKFLTILTLAFIAFAQVTTNVLNNIVPPAYVLVESFNIKWSWATIIVGALSIAVMPWRLVTAKSAAGLSLFTRLYSAFLGPIFAVLVVDYFILRKKQLDVNDLYDKENSPFKGINWAAVIAIIVGAIVGCVVMDLSWYISLIPTAVVYYLLMKYAHFGNIDNFRKGTIFDEGAAEEKTAEAAA